One window from the genome of Bacillus weihaiensis encodes:
- a CDS encoding SGNH/GDSL hydrolase family protein has translation MIRKIGLLSVLCFTMIAIGCSNGINTTLSNKPVSIMEKENPPEEFVPITLNVVGIGDSLTKGVGDNMDEGGYLGRVSELLKQNDTIKDINLTNYGVKGHKTTNLLKKLEEEEVASSLKEADLIFMTIGGNDIMNVVKQNILSLDFKPFREEQINYVRNFNEIVDTIRSYNPDVKIVYSGLYNPFKFLLPELTEIDNIVSEWNLSSSEILANDSNSLYVPVEDIFANATDNKLLDKEDEFHPNGIGYSLMADRIYEALTEEQDDLLEKSDE, from the coding sequence ATGATTCGAAAAATAGGTTTACTTAGTGTATTATGTTTTACCATGATTGCGATCGGCTGTTCAAATGGAATCAATACCACCTTATCAAATAAACCAGTTTCTATTATGGAAAAGGAAAACCCTCCCGAAGAGTTTGTACCGATAACTCTTAATGTAGTTGGAATAGGAGACTCTTTAACAAAAGGTGTAGGGGATAACATGGATGAAGGTGGCTATCTTGGTCGAGTATCGGAATTATTAAAGCAAAATGATACAATAAAGGATATAAACCTAACAAATTACGGTGTGAAAGGTCATAAAACAACGAACCTTTTAAAAAAATTAGAGGAAGAAGAGGTTGCTTCATCATTGAAAGAAGCAGATCTCATTTTTATGACAATAGGTGGAAATGATATAATGAATGTAGTTAAACAAAATATACTTTCATTAGACTTTAAGCCATTTAGAGAGGAACAGATTAATTATGTAAGGAACTTTAATGAAATAGTAGACACAATTCGATCTTATAATCCTGATGTTAAAATTGTGTATAGTGGCTTATATAATCCATTTAAATTTTTGTTACCGGAACTCACTGAAATAGATAATATTGTATCTGAGTGGAATCTTTCCTCTAGCGAAATTTTAGCTAATGATTCAAATTCTCTATATGTTCCAGTAGAGGATATTTTCGCTAATGCGACTGATAATAAATTATTAGATAAAGAAGATGAGTTTCATCCAAATGGAATAGGGTATTCATTAATGGCAGACAGAATATATGAAGCATTGACTGAAGAACAAGATGATCTATTAGAGAAGAGTGATGAATAA
- a CDS encoding YpmS family protein, whose amino-acid sequence MKRWKVAFFVLAAINLVTFVLILSFLFIPTNVGVEEEKKVNVQEDGNVPFLIRTQKTDLTNLINHYLEKEAQQENLQYSVDLQENVYVNGTIKAFSKDIQMKLFLEPVVTDNGNVQLLVQELSIGQLKLPISYVLKYMNNFYELPNYVVVEPNEKRIQINLDEVTFENGLSARAKSFDLKNDDITFTLFVPLP is encoded by the coding sequence ATGAAAAGATGGAAAGTAGCATTCTTCGTTTTAGCTGCAATTAATTTAGTGACGTTCGTTCTCATTTTATCTTTTCTTTTTATACCAACGAACGTAGGTGTGGAGGAAGAAAAGAAGGTAAATGTTCAGGAAGATGGTAATGTTCCTTTCTTAATTCGTACTCAAAAAACCGATTTAACAAATTTGATTAATCACTATTTAGAAAAAGAAGCACAACAAGAAAACTTACAATATAGTGTGGATCTTCAAGAAAATGTTTATGTAAATGGAACTATAAAGGCATTCAGTAAGGATATTCAAATGAAGTTATTTCTTGAGCCAGTTGTTACTGATAATGGGAATGTGCAACTGTTAGTCCAAGAGCTTTCTATAGGACAATTGAAATTACCTATATCTTATGTGTTAAAGTATATGAATAACTTCTACGAACTGCCAAATTATGTAGTCGTTGAACCCAATGAAAAACGCATTCAGATTAATTTGGATGAAGTCACATTTGAGAATGGATTAAGTGCAAGAGCGAAGAGTTTTGATCTGAAAAATGACGATATCACATTTACTTTATTTGTACCATTGCCATAA
- a CDS encoding FxLYD domain-containing protein, with the protein MFCPNCGEGNIDKRANYCPICGKKLFFDQIKRKKLTIISIIMPVISLTIVITALITVYHIESNVNKKVLNYQNLAERAALSGEYEEALRLIKKGLSYRENYETLKNEEKLVEAVIELNEDLSSVEKNIMNEQFVDAKKKITTLKKQVDKNESPLFVKLTYEIEKAESSVKIGELKEEITELSTIDELAKKLSTLYSLELQEASELKQQIYTKMIMISSAEAESSLEKKHFSQALFEVDTALQYVVNNDKLLSLKDRIISEKLSFEEAEQERISKAIIAAEEEQQHNLTKAVGLVDVQLKVDKFGDAYIDGSVINNGTEGVHSIIVEFDVKNNEGKLIEAGKTNVFPNKLDPGESGNFEHVTYSTKKDAKIEIKKISWLLEEKKG; encoded by the coding sequence TTGTTTTGTCCTAACTGCGGTGAAGGTAATATTGACAAACGTGCTAACTATTGCCCTATATGTGGTAAGAAGTTATTTTTTGACCAGATAAAAAGGAAAAAGCTTACCATCATTTCAATAATTATGCCTGTTATAAGTTTAACGATAGTCATTACGGCACTGATAACAGTGTATCATATAGAATCAAATGTTAATAAGAAAGTCTTAAACTATCAAAATTTGGCTGAAAGAGCTGCTTTATCAGGTGAATATGAAGAAGCCCTTCGCTTAATAAAGAAAGGACTTTCCTATCGAGAAAATTATGAAACGCTAAAGAATGAAGAGAAATTAGTAGAAGCAGTTATTGAATTGAATGAAGACCTCTCGAGTGTTGAAAAGAATATAATGAATGAACAATTTGTAGACGCTAAAAAGAAAATTACAACATTGAAGAAGCAAGTGGATAAAAATGAATCACCTTTATTTGTCAAATTAACATATGAGATTGAAAAAGCTGAATCAAGTGTGAAGATAGGGGAATTAAAGGAAGAAATTACTGAGCTTTCTACTATTGATGAACTTGCAAAGAAATTGTCAACGTTGTATTCATTAGAATTACAGGAAGCGTCGGAGTTAAAGCAGCAAATTTATACGAAGATGATTATGATTAGTTCTGCTGAAGCTGAATCAAGTCTTGAGAAAAAGCATTTTAGTCAAGCATTATTTGAAGTGGATACTGCATTACAATATGTCGTCAATAATGATAAATTGTTATCGTTAAAAGATAGAATAATAAGTGAAAAATTGTCGTTTGAAGAGGCAGAGCAAGAACGGATATCAAAAGCAATTATTGCCGCTGAAGAAGAGCAACAACATAATTTAACAAAAGCTGTTGGATTAGTTGACGTACAGCTAAAGGTTGATAAATTTGGAGATGCGTATATTGATGGTTCTGTCATTAACAATGGAACAGAAGGTGTTCATTCTATTATTGTGGAGTTTGATGTGAAAAACAATGAAGGAAAACTGATTGAAGCAGGAAAGACGAATGTGTTCCCAAATAAATTAGATCCAGGTGAGTCTGGTAATTTCGAACATGTTACTTATTCTACAAAGAAAGATGCAAAAATAGAAATCAAAAAAATCTCTTGGCTTCTTGAAGAAAAGAAAGGATAA
- a CDS encoding S1C family serine protease, with protein sequence MTRRLKFSMILSILILLLGSFGFIYIKDEASSKIQAESMILNTENENDRQIIPEIKDIIREAQKKVVMVELDDGTVGSGFLFNDRGDIITNAHVVDGAASVKIRTTDAKGYDGQVIGISTETDVALIRVEGLEGIDPLPLSPSLSVEIGDEILALGSPLGFQNTVTTGIISGTDRELHVEPYVYENVYQISAPIAPGNSGGPLIDRKTGHVIGINSARIEQGSIGFSIPISTILPLVNVWSETPMRNLPSIKSFDVSQQIDKNKMLETSDYVISYFIESINFKDFVTAYSLLGSDWQSEMDYDTFRKKYLDITNIRIEKLTTEDKGNEVEVQTSLSITTRENQEEVIKTEEISFLIAYENDQAKIISQEIEK encoded by the coding sequence ATGACTAGAAGATTAAAATTTAGTATGATACTATCCATACTTATTTTACTACTAGGTAGTTTTGGATTTATCTATATAAAAGATGAAGCATCATCTAAGATTCAAGCTGAATCTATGATATTAAACACAGAAAATGAGAATGATAGACAAATAATACCTGAAATTAAAGACATAATTAGAGAAGCTCAAAAAAAAGTAGTGATGGTAGAGCTTGATGATGGTACAGTAGGCTCAGGATTTTTATTTAATGATCGAGGAGACATCATTACGAATGCTCATGTCGTTGACGGAGCTGCTTCAGTCAAAATTAGAACAACGGATGCAAAAGGTTATGATGGACAAGTTATAGGGATAAGTACTGAAACAGATGTAGCGTTAATTAGGGTCGAAGGGTTAGAAGGAATTGATCCGTTGCCTCTTTCGCCAAGTCTGTCTGTTGAAATAGGAGATGAGATTTTAGCATTAGGAAGTCCGTTAGGCTTTCAGAATACAGTAACAACTGGAATTATTAGTGGTACCGACAGAGAGCTACATGTAGAACCGTATGTATATGAGAATGTCTATCAAATTTCAGCACCTATTGCTCCCGGAAATAGTGGTGGACCTCTAATAGATCGTAAAACTGGTCATGTAATTGGGATAAATTCTGCTAGAATTGAGCAAGGAAGCATTGGATTTAGTATACCAATTAGTACTATACTTCCTTTAGTCAATGTGTGGTCCGAAACACCAATGAGAAATTTACCTTCGATTAAATCGTTTGATGTCTCACAACAAATAGATAAAAATAAAATGCTTGAAACATCGGACTACGTAATAAGCTACTTTATTGAAAGTATTAATTTTAAAGACTTCGTGACTGCTTACTCGCTTTTAGGAAGTGATTGGCAATCAGAAATGGATTACGATACCTTTCGCAAAAAATATTTGGACATAACCAATATTAGGATCGAAAAATTGACAACTGAAGATAAAGGAAATGAGGTTGAAGTTCAAACTAGTTTGTCCATTACGACAAGAGAAAATCAAGAAGAGGTTATAAAAACAGAAGAAATCTCTTTTTTAATTGCATATGAAAATGATCAAGCAAAAATCATATCTCAAGAAATAGAAAAATAA
- the ypmT gene encoding protein YpmT translates to MKNKYTIVSMIAMLIAIIFGGIAFQQYNAENMDEVYLNIGYCTLFLSASMFSWHIKDEKQNES, encoded by the coding sequence ATGAAAAATAAATATACGATAGTTAGTATGATCGCAATGCTCATTGCCATTATTTTCGGTGGAATTGCCTTCCAACAATATAATGCAGAAAATATGGATGAAGTTTATTTAAATATTGGCTACTGCACACTTTTTTTAAGTGCATCAATGTTTAGCTGGCATATTAAAGACGAAAAACAAAATGAAAGTTGA
- a CDS encoding alpha/beta fold hydrolase translates to MEHYTLNVGDNMISYTDQGVGHCVVLIHGFCGDSQYWKYIVPQLVAKNRVITVDIRGHGHSSTPKDEFEIMDLADDLDKLLTSLHIDRATLIGHSLGGYISIAFAEKYPEKLCGLSMVHSTTLPDTDEAKKSRDNGILLIEEEGIKPYIQQLIPKLFAAGSQETLANEIDLVKKIGCRTSELGAIECLKSMKNRPNRTHVLKNLSLPVLLVAGELDDILPLDRTFSVSGTNISQHTIKESGHMSMLEKPDELSEVLMGFLDNIIDSKMI, encoded by the coding sequence ATGGAACACTATACACTTAACGTAGGAGATAATATGATTTCTTACACAGACCAAGGTGTTGGTCATTGTGTTGTATTGATTCATGGTTTTTGCGGAGATAGTCAATATTGGAAATATATTGTTCCTCAGTTAGTAGCAAAGAATAGAGTCATTACAGTTGATATAAGAGGACATGGTCATTCTAGTACACCTAAAGATGAGTTCGAAATCATGGATTTAGCTGATGATTTAGATAAACTATTAACATCCTTACATATTGATAGAGCAACGCTAATTGGTCACTCTTTAGGTGGTTACATAAGTATTGCTTTTGCTGAGAAATATCCTGAAAAGTTATGTGGGTTATCTATGGTTCATTCAACTACATTACCTGATACAGATGAGGCAAAAAAAAGTCGAGATAATGGAATTCTTTTAATAGAAGAGGAAGGTATTAAGCCTTATATTCAACAGCTTATTCCTAAATTGTTTGCTGCTGGTTCTCAGGAAACATTAGCAAATGAAATAGACCTGGTTAAAAAAATTGGCTGCAGAACATCTGAATTAGGGGCTATTGAATGTCTTAAATCAATGAAAAATCGACCAAATCGTACTCATGTATTAAAAAACCTGTCTTTACCAGTTTTACTTGTTGCTGGTGAATTAGATGACATATTACCTTTGGATCGAACTTTTTCTGTTTCAGGTACGAATATTAGTCAACATACAATTAAGGAAAGTGGCCACATGTCTATGCTTGAAAAACCTGATGAATTATCCGAGGTATTAATGGGTTTTTTAGATAATATTATTGATAGCAAAATGATCTAA
- a CDS encoding DNA alkylation repair protein, giving the protein MTAPYLCPNCKTNRTRFNIIDQNVKSVKLNPQTGEVIQEINQASLDPFHIPYNGPHLRVQCGTCGLIEDERTFVKRAEYNS; this is encoded by the coding sequence GTGACAGCACCATATTTATGTCCTAATTGTAAAACAAATAGAACGAGATTTAACATCATTGACCAAAATGTAAAATCAGTTAAGCTAAATCCACAGACAGGTGAAGTTATTCAAGAAATAAACCAAGCATCACTTGACCCTTTCCATATCCCCTATAACGGGCCCCATTTACGTGTACAATGTGGGACATGTGGACTTATAGAAGATGAGAGGACTTTTGTTAAGAGAGCTGAGTATAACAGCTAA
- a CDS encoding MarR family winged helix-turn-helix transcriptional regulator has translation MEDRQDKMYEMEALMRHVYKKLRQEMNTVYENELSRNEFFILKTLFETGSKKASDLSKLLNVSASHITAVTDVLIEKEWIERVRSDKDRRIVDIHLTEEGKKTLELFEKKKTNFLLNKFENLNDEEIESFIQVLKKL, from the coding sequence TTGGAAGATCGACAGGATAAAATGTATGAGATGGAAGCATTAATGCGTCATGTATATAAAAAGTTACGCCAAGAAATGAATACAGTGTATGAAAATGAATTATCACGTAATGAGTTTTTTATATTAAAAACACTTTTTGAAACAGGATCTAAAAAAGCTTCTGATTTATCGAAGCTATTGAATGTTTCTGCTTCACATATAACAGCTGTTACTGATGTACTGATTGAAAAGGAATGGATTGAGAGAGTAAGATCCGATAAAGACCGTCGAATTGTTGATATCCATTTAACAGAAGAAGGAAAAAAGACGTTAGAATTATTTGAAAAGAAAAAAACGAACTTTTTACTAAATAAATTTGAAAACCTTAATGATGAAGAAATCGAGAGTTTTATTCAAGTTTTGAAAAAACTATAA
- the msrB gene encoding peptide-methionine (R)-S-oxide reductase MsrB encodes MEEHWKNNDKADLQKSLTPMQYEVTQNNGTEPPFRNEFWDHEEEGIYVDIVSGKPLFSSRDKYDAGCGWPSFTKPIEDLEVIEKMDTTHGMVRTEVRSKTADSHLGHVFDDGPGPNGLRYCINSAALKFIPKGELAKQGYAKYEKLFS; translated from the coding sequence ATTGAAGAACATTGGAAAAATAATGATAAGGCTGACTTACAGAAAAGTTTAACACCGATGCAATATGAAGTGACTCAAAATAATGGGACAGAACCTCCTTTTCGTAATGAGTTTTGGGATCATGAAGAAGAAGGGATTTACGTAGATATTGTATCAGGTAAGCCATTATTTAGTTCTAGAGACAAATATGATGCTGGCTGCGGTTGGCCAAGCTTTACTAAACCAATAGAGGACTTAGAAGTGATTGAAAAGATGGATACCACGCATGGCATGGTTCGTACTGAAGTGAGAAGTAAAACAGCTGATTCCCATTTAGGCCACGTGTTTGATGATGGACCTGGTCCTAATGGTTTGAGATACTGTATAAATTCTGCTGCATTAAAGTTCATTCCAAAAGGTGAATTAGCAAAACAAGGATATGCTAAATACGAAAAGTTATTTTCTTAA
- a CDS encoding VOC family protein produces the protein MAVLGFEHVGIQVKHIENSITFYKEIVGLELLDQFLHTDGKMKLAFLGMNKKVIVELIEGYNPNLPEEGKVHHVAFLVSDIEAEKKRLEKLEVEWIFPEPTRLPNGARYIFFKGPEGEWIEFYEK, from the coding sequence ATGGCAGTATTAGGGTTTGAACATGTAGGCATTCAAGTGAAACATATTGAAAATTCTATTACATTCTATAAAGAAATTGTTGGGTTAGAATTACTTGATCAATTTCTACATACAGATGGAAAGATGAAGCTTGCTTTTTTAGGAATGAATAAAAAAGTTATTGTTGAATTAATAGAAGGGTATAACCCTAATCTTCCTGAAGAAGGAAAGGTTCACCACGTAGCCTTTCTTGTTTCAGATATTGAAGCAGAAAAGAAAAGACTAGAGAAATTAGAAGTAGAGTGGATTTTTCCAGAGCCAACAAGACTACCAAATGGTGCTCGCTATATCTTCTTTAAAGGACCAGAAGGAGAGTGGATAGAATTTTATGAGAAGTGA
- a CDS encoding YjcZ family sporulation protein — MHCYYDCGYPYAQGHSGYGNSFVLIVVLFILLIIVGAAYLH, encoded by the coding sequence ATGCATTGCTATTATGATTGCGGGTACCCTTATGCACAGGGGCACAGTGGCTACGGTAACAGTTTCGTGCTAATTGTTGTGCTTTTCATTTTACTAATAATCGTAGGTGCAGCATACCTACACTAA
- the bioB gene encoding biotin synthase BioB has protein sequence MVWDKLAGEVIDGKELSQREALDILQSSDDDLLLLLNGAFKIRKHYYGKKVKLNMIINTKSGLCPENCGYCSQSIVSNAQIEKYNMLDKETIIQGAKQADHLKVGTYCIVASGRGPSNKEIDHVTSAVEEIKGKYKMKICACLGLLKPEQASKLKGAGVDRYNHNINTSKEHHLSITTSHSFNDRVNTIEIVKKSGISPCSGVIVGMKESLEDVVNMAFYLKALDADSIPVNFLHAIDGTPLEGTEELNPRYCLKVLCLFRYVNPTKEIRISGGREVNLKSLQPLGLYAANSIFVGDYLTTKGQDSTIDHKLIEDLGFEIE, from the coding sequence ATAGTGTGGGATAAACTTGCGGGTGAAGTAATAGATGGTAAAGAATTATCACAAAGGGAAGCATTAGATATATTGCAATCCTCTGATGATGATCTATTATTATTATTAAATGGGGCTTTTAAAATAAGGAAACACTATTATGGTAAAAAGGTTAAATTAAATATGATTATCAATACAAAATCTGGTTTGTGTCCGGAAAACTGTGGTTATTGCTCACAGTCTATTGTTTCTAATGCTCAAATTGAAAAATATAATATGTTAGATAAAGAGACTATTATACAAGGTGCAAAACAAGCAGATCATTTAAAGGTTGGAACATATTGTATTGTTGCAAGTGGGAGAGGACCATCGAATAAAGAAATCGACCATGTTACATCAGCTGTTGAAGAAATTAAAGGCAAATATAAAATGAAAATATGTGCGTGTTTGGGACTCTTGAAACCTGAGCAAGCGAGTAAGTTAAAAGGTGCAGGTGTAGATCGATATAACCACAACATAAATACATCAAAAGAGCATCATCTTTCTATTACAACATCACATTCCTTTAATGATAGAGTAAATACTATTGAAATCGTAAAAAAAAGTGGTATATCTCCATGTTCGGGGGTTATTGTGGGTATGAAAGAATCTTTAGAGGATGTCGTGAATATGGCATTCTACTTAAAGGCTTTAGATGCAGATTCTATCCCGGTTAACTTTCTACATGCTATTGACGGCACTCCGCTAGAAGGAACTGAAGAATTAAATCCAAGATACTGTTTAAAAGTACTTTGTTTATTTCGGTATGTTAATCCAACTAAAGAAATTCGAATATCTGGTGGGCGCGAAGTAAATTTAAAGTCACTTCAACCATTAGGGCTATATGCTGCAAACTCAATTTTTGTTGGAGATTACTTAACAACTAAAGGGCAAGATAGTACCATTGATCATAAATTAATTGAGGATTTAGGGTTTGAAATTGAATGA
- a CDS encoding aldehyde dehydrogenase family protein has product MKKHLWINGEHVEAKEYKSLITPYSKELLADVAVANEKEITKAIDAAENAFEKMRDMHAYDKADILNKVAYLLKEKKEFAAQLIAKEAGKPIKAATSEVDRTIMTYTFAAEEARRMTGETIMMDAAPGGENRTGYTVFEPLGIVGAITPFNFPMNLVAHKLGPALAAGNTVVLKPATQTPLSSYFIAELFDQAGLPKGALNVVTGSGKTIGDLFTTDNRIKALTFTGSPNVGKALKERAGMRKTLLELGSNSGVILDKHQDIVSSVKRCVQGAFSYSGQVCISVQRLYVHEEIYDDVISELIHQTKSLVTGDPLNEKTDVASLISEEDVERTLNWIEEALNDGAKLVHGGKSIGHQMVEPTVLTNVSDDCKLSREEAFAPIIIVNTFKELDEAISRLNNSKYGLQAGIFTDDIHKAFKAAKKIHAGGIMINDIPTFRVDHMPYGGVKDSGFGREGIKYAVKELSEMKFICINHIE; this is encoded by the coding sequence ATGAAGAAACATTTATGGATAAATGGAGAACATGTTGAGGCAAAGGAGTATAAATCATTAATAACTCCTTATTCTAAAGAGTTATTAGCAGATGTCGCAGTTGCTAATGAAAAGGAAATTACAAAAGCGATTGATGCTGCTGAGAATGCGTTTGAGAAAATGCGTGATATGCATGCTTATGATAAGGCAGATATTCTTAATAAAGTAGCGTACTTACTTAAAGAAAAAAAAGAATTTGCTGCTCAGTTAATAGCAAAAGAAGCAGGTAAACCTATTAAAGCAGCTACATCAGAAGTAGACCGAACAATTATGACCTATACATTTGCAGCTGAAGAAGCTAGGCGTATGACAGGAGAAACTATTATGATGGATGCTGCTCCAGGTGGTGAAAATAGAACAGGCTATACGGTATTTGAACCATTAGGTATTGTAGGGGCAATTACACCTTTTAATTTTCCAATGAATTTGGTTGCCCATAAGCTAGGTCCTGCATTAGCTGCAGGAAACACGGTTGTTTTAAAGCCTGCAACACAGACACCATTAAGTTCGTATTTTATTGCAGAACTATTTGATCAAGCAGGTTTACCCAAGGGTGCTTTGAACGTTGTAACAGGTAGTGGAAAAACGATTGGGGACCTATTCACAACTGATAACAGAATAAAAGCCTTGACGTTTACTGGTAGCCCAAACGTGGGCAAAGCATTAAAAGAACGTGCAGGTATGAGGAAAACTCTGTTAGAATTAGGCTCTAACTCTGGAGTTATTTTAGACAAGCATCAAGACATTGTCAGCTCAGTGAAAAGATGTGTTCAAGGAGCATTTTCTTATTCGGGTCAAGTGTGTATCTCTGTTCAAAGATTATATGTACATGAAGAAATATATGATGACGTAATATCCGAATTAATCCATCAGACAAAAAGTTTAGTTACAGGAGATCCATTAAACGAGAAAACGGATGTGGCATCATTAATATCAGAAGAAGATGTAGAAAGGACCTTAAATTGGATAGAAGAAGCATTAAATGATGGTGCTAAGTTAGTTCATGGAGGTAAATCAATTGGTCATCAAATGGTTGAACCAACCGTCTTAACAAATGTATCTGATGATTGTAAATTATCACGTGAGGAAGCTTTTGCTCCAATTATTATTGTGAATACATTCAAAGAACTAGATGAGGCAATTTCCCGCCTAAACAATTCAAAATATGGACTACAAGCAGGAATATTCACTGATGATATTCATAAAGCATTTAAGGCCGCTAAAAAAATACATGCTGGTGGTATTATGATCAATGATATACCAACATTTAGAGTAGATCATATGCCATATGGTGGGGTAAAAGACAGTGGATTTGGCAGAGAAGGTATAAAATATGCCGTGAAAGAATTGTCTGAAATGAAATTTATTTGTATTAATCATATAGAATAA
- a CDS encoding YozE family protein translates to MKSFYHFLMKFRHPKPKDEISRFANEAYLDHSFPKNTDDYNELSSYLEMNGQYLKSMSIFDEAWELYNIEIVKGL, encoded by the coding sequence ATGAAATCCTTTTATCATTTTTTAATGAAATTTCGTCATCCAAAACCTAAAGACGAGATTTCACGTTTTGCGAATGAAGCCTATTTAGACCATAGCTTTCCGAAAAATACCGATGATTACAATGAACTTAGTTCGTATCTTGAAATGAACGGACAATATCTAAAAAGTATGTCCATATTTGATGAAGCTTGGGAGCTATATAATATTGAGATAGTAAAAGGTTTGTAA
- a CDS encoding YozD family protein — protein sequence MKEIEVIIDTEEIAEFFYNELTKRGYVPAEDELGELADITFDYLLNKCIIDEDMDGEDFD from the coding sequence GTGAAGGAAATTGAAGTAATTATTGATACAGAGGAAATTGCGGAGTTCTTTTACAATGAGCTCACAAAAAGAGGGTATGTACCAGCTGAAGATGAGTTAGGTGAGCTGGCTGATATTACATTTGATTACCTTCTGAATAAATGTATCATTGATGAGGATATGGACGGAGAAGATTTTGATTAA
- a CDS encoding DUF2515 family protein, which yields MAILTEEQDHLTELTNKIQSILNDHTPLVLTDREKQVISMVKHTTKQANRNNLTRTNAYLRFFSNHQEIHWSFLAHMVSRNGGYNMTDLKGSLLTPLLKDEQKTILFHFLERANFLIFHDAYPQLLLYEISKNEEVPLFHLLPAFNVSKFMIPIWEDFYLNQHSELLTYGLITNEQQYIEKHLLSLDLTKKAVLQSLSYLLQDRLGFTHVIFPYKKYPFLSRFSLAGKEIKDFSDVQNRIKIGKQLYHLLFTKNRIQSFISFAFKVEHTGSREDYWPAIFSSKHHTSKHVSPILSKVWNNVHHSMFKKQDWFSHWDLGKTWFVQEEDTFRDISKNVKKDIALLSTLSKAKTILS from the coding sequence ATGGCTATTTTAACAGAAGAACAAGACCACCTCACTGAACTTACTAATAAAATCCAAAGTATCCTAAATGATCATACTCCTCTCGTTTTGACCGACAGAGAGAAGCAAGTAATTAGTATGGTAAAACATACAACAAAGCAAGCAAATAGAAATAATTTAACCAGAACAAATGCATACTTGAGATTTTTTAGCAATCATCAAGAAATTCATTGGTCATTTTTAGCTCATATGGTCTCTAGAAACGGTGGATATAATATGACCGACTTAAAAGGATCATTACTTACACCACTGCTAAAAGATGAGCAAAAAACGATTCTTTTTCACTTTTTAGAAAGAGCAAACTTCTTAATTTTTCATGACGCTTATCCACAACTTCTCCTTTATGAAATAAGTAAAAATGAAGAGGTTCCACTATTTCACCTGCTACCAGCATTTAATGTATCTAAATTTATGATCCCGATTTGGGAGGATTTTTATCTAAATCAACATTCCGAGCTTTTGACATACGGACTCATAACAAATGAACAACAATATATTGAAAAGCACCTTTTGTCGTTGGATCTCACAAAAAAAGCGGTTCTCCAATCTCTTTCCTATCTATTACAGGATCGTCTAGGTTTTACACATGTTATATTTCCATATAAAAAATATCCTTTTTTAAGTCGATTTTCTCTTGCTGGAAAAGAAATTAAAGACTTTTCAGATGTGCAAAATAGAATAAAAATCGGTAAGCAATTATACCATCTTCTATTCACAAAAAATCGTATCCAATCATTTATTTCCTTTGCTTTTAAAGTTGAACATACAGGCTCTAGAGAGGATTATTGGCCCGCTATTTTCTCATCTAAACACCATACTTCGAAACATGTGAGTCCAATACTAAGCAAAGTATGGAACAATGTACATCATTCTATGTTCAAAAAACAAGATTGGTTTTCACATTGGGATTTAGGGAAAACATGGTTTGTCCAGGAAGAGGATACATTTAGAGATATTTCAAAGAACGTTAAAAAAGATATAGCTTTACTTTCCACGTTAAGTAAAGCTAAGACAATACTTTCTTAA